Proteins encoded within one genomic window of Candidatus Berkiella cookevillensis:
- the rnr gene encoding ribonuclease R: MKKHTDPSKDPFLDRESEKYETPVPSREFILMALKSFKHPVKAKQLIHHYQLSDPDLIEAFNRRLKAMIRDGQVVKLRAGFVIVEAQSVVQGKLVLFKEGDGVCVTEDNQSIPIQEHGLRGFYDGDKISVQVRKLADSKEVVGRINQLLEATVPTVVGRFYKHHKLFKVQSLDRKVSAHITIPKGHNAKAKPGDIVLVRILREERFHTHYEPVGEVIEILGDFATTGIEIQMAIKKFNLPTVFPQPVLKACEKLPAQVTPQSKRNREDLTKLCFVTIDGEDAKDFDDAVYCESHANGWRLWVAIADVSHYVKPNTPLDKEAKLRGNSTYFPEAVIPMLPEALSNDLCSLRPLEDRLTVVCQMSVNLEGKVTRSVFKRAVINSKARLTYTKVAAIYAGDSTLIKEYERQLPSLKALLEVYEALNKQRKLRGALDLDTIESKIVFDDKGKIEKIVPVVRNVAHKVIEECMLATNVCAAKLILRHKKPGLYRVHDTPPSEKLKQLRAFIHELGLSLNGKDKPKPADIAQLLSEVKERADRHLIETVILRSLSQAQYRPENVGHFGLAYPHYVHFTSPIRRFPDLVIHRIVLDILEANTKTTYDFETLAKMGTHLSQTERRSDEATRDAVFALKCHYMQDKIGEVYDGVITGVTHFGIFVELKEIFIEGLVHVSQLGREYFQYDPIKHRMLGDVTRQSYQLGQSVRVKVVRVDLEDKKIDFELSNEHVSSRKEKAKNKKRNHNSTKQKSEGFSEKKGKKAAPKDKKAKKLKGKGKKVKKKAKRDKIFND; the protein is encoded by the coding sequence ATGAAAAAACACACAGATCCTTCCAAAGACCCTTTTTTAGACAGAGAATCAGAAAAATACGAAACGCCTGTTCCCAGTCGTGAGTTTATTTTAATGGCTTTAAAGTCATTCAAGCATCCGGTAAAAGCTAAACAACTGATTCATCATTATCAATTGAGCGATCCTGATCTAATCGAAGCTTTCAATCGACGGCTGAAAGCAATGATCCGGGATGGACAAGTTGTTAAATTACGCGCAGGTTTTGTGATCGTAGAAGCACAATCTGTAGTACAAGGCAAACTGGTTCTTTTCAAAGAGGGAGATGGTGTTTGTGTTACAGAAGATAACCAATCTATTCCTATTCAAGAACATGGATTACGTGGTTTTTACGATGGCGATAAAATATCGGTTCAAGTAAGAAAATTAGCAGACAGTAAGGAAGTTGTTGGCAGGATCAATCAGTTGCTAGAAGCAACCGTTCCAACGGTTGTGGGACGATTTTACAAACATCATAAATTGTTTAAAGTGCAGTCATTAGATCGTAAAGTATCTGCTCATATTACCATTCCTAAAGGGCACAATGCTAAGGCTAAGCCAGGTGATATTGTATTGGTTAGAATATTAAGAGAAGAGCGCTTCCATACCCATTATGAACCTGTGGGTGAAGTCATAGAGATTTTAGGTGACTTTGCGACAACGGGTATTGAAATTCAGATGGCGATTAAGAAGTTTAATTTGCCAACTGTGTTTCCACAACCCGTACTAAAAGCCTGTGAAAAGTTACCTGCTCAGGTTACGCCTCAAAGTAAGCGTAATCGTGAAGATCTCACCAAGCTTTGTTTTGTAACGATTGATGGTGAAGATGCAAAAGATTTTGATGATGCGGTTTATTGTGAATCGCATGCAAATGGTTGGCGTTTGTGGGTTGCTATTGCAGATGTAAGTCATTACGTTAAACCCAATACGCCGCTTGATAAAGAAGCAAAACTAAGAGGGAATTCAACCTATTTTCCTGAGGCAGTCATCCCCATGTTGCCTGAAGCCTTATCGAATGATTTATGTTCATTAAGGCCATTAGAAGATAGGCTCACTGTTGTCTGTCAAATGAGTGTCAATCTTGAAGGAAAAGTAACGCGTTCTGTCTTTAAGCGCGCGGTTATTAATTCTAAGGCACGATTAACCTATACCAAAGTAGCTGCCATTTATGCAGGCGATAGTACTTTAATCAAAGAATATGAACGGCAATTACCTTCTTTAAAAGCATTGTTAGAGGTTTATGAAGCATTAAACAAGCAGCGTAAGCTGCGTGGTGCTTTGGATTTGGATACCATTGAAAGTAAAATTGTTTTTGATGATAAAGGTAAAATTGAAAAAATAGTACCTGTTGTGCGTAATGTTGCACATAAGGTGATTGAAGAGTGTATGCTTGCGACTAATGTGTGTGCAGCAAAGTTAATTTTACGCCACAAAAAGCCTGGGCTATATCGTGTTCATGATACTCCGCCATCGGAAAAATTGAAGCAATTGCGAGCCTTTATCCATGAGTTGGGCTTAAGTTTAAATGGTAAGGATAAGCCTAAACCAGCGGATATTGCACAATTGCTGTCAGAGGTAAAAGAAAGAGCTGATAGGCATTTAATCGAGACTGTTATCTTAAGAAGTCTGAGTCAAGCACAGTATCGACCAGAAAATGTAGGGCATTTTGGTTTGGCATATCCGCATTATGTGCATTTTACTTCGCCTATTCGGCGTTTCCCTGATCTCGTTATCCATCGTATTGTTTTAGATATCTTAGAAGCAAATACAAAAACGACTTATGATTTTGAAACTTTAGCTAAAATGGGTACTCATCTGTCTCAAACAGAGAGAAGAAGCGATGAGGCCACCAGGGATGCTGTTTTTGCTTTAAAATGTCACTATATGCAAGACAAGATTGGTGAAGTTTACGATGGTGTCATAACAGGTGTGACGCATTTTGGGATCTTTGTTGAGCTAAAAGAGATTTTTATAGAAGGCTTAGTGCATGTCAGTCAATTGGGACGAGAATATTTCCAATACGATCCCATCAAACATCGTATGCTGGGGGATGTGACGAGGCAATCGTATCAGCTAGGACAATCAGTCAGGGTTAAGGTTGTGCGCGTTGATTTAGAAGATAAGAAAATTGATTTTGAATTAAGTAACGAGCACGTTTCAAGCAGAAAAGAAAAGGCTAAAAATAAGAAGAGAAATCACAATAGCACAAAACAAAAAAGCGAAGGATTTTCTGAAAAAAAAGGTAAAAAAGCTGCGCCTAAGGATAAAAAAGCTAAAAAATTAAAAGGTAAAGGGAAGAAAGTAAAGAAAAAAGCAAAGCGGGATAAAATTTTTAATGACTGA
- the rlmB gene encoding 23S rRNA (guanosine(2251)-2'-O)-methyltransferase RlmB produces MTDYIYGIHAAKALIEHQPQNIKTIYFSKTSSQRISELVALAQTMGIAAQIVNPPKLESLAQAREHQGIVLAVKPFALRTEQDLKLDLAKQSEKAFFLILDAIQDPHNLGACIRTAEALGVHGLIFPQAKSASITASVRKVACGAEMGLPLYQVTNLARCIELLKSEGIWVLGAVVDASQTLYTCDLKRSIAIVMGNEQNGIRPLTQKSCDEAFSIPLSGMTQSLNVSVATGICLSEVVRQRL; encoded by the coding sequence ATGACTGATTATATATATGGTATTCATGCAGCAAAGGCACTCATAGAGCATCAACCGCAAAATATTAAAACCATCTATTTTAGTAAAACCTCATCGCAACGTATTAGCGAGTTGGTTGCTTTAGCGCAAACGATGGGGATTGCTGCTCAAATAGTGAATCCACCGAAATTAGAGAGCTTGGCCCAAGCAAGAGAGCACCAAGGCATTGTCTTAGCGGTGAAGCCTTTTGCCTTGAGAACAGAACAAGACTTGAAGTTAGATTTGGCTAAGCAATCAGAAAAAGCCTTTTTTCTGATTTTAGATGCGATTCAAGATCCCCACAATTTAGGTGCTTGTATTCGAACAGCAGAAGCCCTTGGGGTGCATGGCTTAATTTTCCCTCAAGCGAAGTCTGCGAGTATTACGGCATCCGTCAGAAAGGTTGCTTGTGGCGCAGAGATGGGGTTGCCACTGTATCAGGTAACTAATTTAGCTAGATGTATAGAGCTGCTAAAATCTGAAGGTATTTGGGTACTAGGGGCTGTTGTAGATGCGTCACAGACTTTATATACATGCGATTTAAAGCGAAGTATCGCAATTGTAATGGGCAATGAGCAAAATGGTATACGGCCACTGACTCAAAAAAGTTGTGATGAAGCTTTCTCTATCCCCTTATCTGGTATGACACAAAGCTTAAATGTGTCTGTTGCAACGGGTATTTGCCTGTCAGAAGTGGTTCGACAAAGGCTTTGA
- the rpsF gene encoding 30S ribosomal protein S6: protein MSHYEIVLLVHPDQSEQVPAMIERYRGMLEKAAGAMHRLEDWGRRQLAYPVKKVHKAHYILMNIECNNDILNELKHSFRYNDAILRNLIIKRKDAITDMSAILRPEDEKDKNSEESNI, encoded by the coding sequence ATGAGTCATTATGAGATCGTTCTATTAGTTCACCCTGATCAAAGTGAACAAGTTCCTGCTATGATCGAGCGTTATCGTGGCATGCTTGAAAAAGCCGCTGGTGCGATGCATCGCTTAGAAGATTGGGGAAGAAGACAATTGGCTTACCCCGTTAAGAAGGTTCACAAAGCACATTACATTTTGATGAATATTGAATGTAATAACGACATTTTGAATGAATTAAAGCATTCTTTTCGTTACAACGATGCTATTTTGCGTAATCTGATTATTAAGCGTAAAGATGCAATTACGGATATGTCGGCTATCTTACGTCCTGAAGACGAAAAAGATAAAAACAGTGAAGAATCTAACATTTAA
- the rpsR gene encoding 30S ribosomal protein S18, producing the protein MAARRVQGNKRKYCPFSSKKIPVEFIDYKNFRFLRKYITETGKIVPSRITGVKNIYQHMLAREIKYARFLALIPYCDRH; encoded by the coding sequence ATGGCAGCAAGACGCGTTCAAGGTAATAAAAGAAAATATTGTCCTTTTTCATCTAAAAAGATTCCTGTTGAATTTATTGATTATAAAAATTTCAGATTCTTAAGAAAATACATCACAGAAACAGGTAAAATTGTTCCTAGTCGTATTACGGGCGTTAAAAATATCTATCAACACATGCTAGCGCGTGAGATTAAGTATGCTCGCTTCTTAGCGTTAATTCCTTATTGCGATAGACATTAA
- the rplI gene encoding 50S ribosomal protein L9, with translation MQVILLENIRNLGKFGSKVTVANGYGRNFLIPNGKAVPATKENLASFESKRADLEKAARDRLSNAQERAAEISNIQLKISMLAGDEGKLYGSIGTIELVKAFKEKGIDVTRQEIRLPNGSIRELGEYEVELQLHAEVVARVKLNVLPEMG, from the coding sequence ATGCAAGTTATTTTACTTGAAAATATAAGAAATTTAGGGAAATTTGGTAGCAAAGTAACAGTTGCTAACGGATATGGCCGTAACTTCCTCATTCCTAATGGCAAAGCAGTACCTGCAACCAAAGAGAATTTGGCAAGCTTCGAATCTAAACGTGCAGACTTAGAAAAAGCAGCACGCGATAGATTAAGTAATGCTCAAGAAAGAGCTGCTGAAATTAGCAATATTCAATTGAAAATTTCAATGTTAGCTGGCGATGAAGGTAAATTGTATGGTTCTATCGGTACAATTGAACTTGTAAAAGCATTTAAAGAAAAAGGCATTGACGTAACACGTCAAGAAATTCGTTTACCTAATGGCTCTATTCGCGAATTAGGTGAATACGAAGTCGAACTTCAGCTGCATGCAGAAGTGGTTGCTCGTGTTAAGTTGAATGTTTTGCCAGAAATGGGTTAA
- the dnaB gene encoding replicative DNA helicase, producing MEEKKLSQAQDSEHSKLKVPPHSIEAEQAVLGGLMLDDKAWDRIADKLSEDHFYRRDHRLIYQAMIKLKSEGQPLDVITVSETLQKLEQLEAAGGLSYLGDLAKNTPTAANIVAYADIVSERSILRELIEVGSNIADNSFNTLGRSSLEILDEAEKQVFDISQRRSRGAGPQSIRHVVATALDHIEKRSHNKAAITGVATGFTDFDKMTAGLQAGDLVIIAGRPSMGKTVLGINIAEHAALKGDKTVLVFSMEMPNEAIAMRLLSSLGRLDQNKLRTGNLNEQDWQRVTSAVSLLSKTKIYIDDSAALSPMELRARARRVAKENPDLGLIVIDYLQLMRGSNAGENRTAEISEISRSLKALAKELSVPVIALSQLNRSLEQRPNKRPVMSDLRESGAIEQDADLIVFIYRDEVYNEDSPDKGTAEIIIGKHRNGPIGMVRLTFLGQFTKFENYMVEAYSHDMGESYGA from the coding sequence CTGGAAGAAAAAAAATTGAGCCAAGCTCAAGACAGCGAGCACAGTAAACTGAAAGTACCGCCTCACTCTATTGAGGCAGAACAGGCTGTTTTAGGCGGTTTGATGCTGGATGATAAAGCATGGGATCGGATAGCAGATAAGCTATCTGAAGACCATTTTTATCGCAGAGATCACCGCCTTATTTATCAAGCCATGATCAAATTAAAATCTGAAGGTCAGCCTTTAGATGTCATTACTGTTTCTGAAACTTTGCAAAAATTAGAACAATTGGAAGCCGCTGGTGGCTTAAGTTATTTGGGAGATTTAGCAAAGAATACCCCGACCGCTGCTAATATTGTTGCTTATGCGGATATCGTTTCTGAACGTTCTATTTTGCGAGAGTTAATAGAAGTTGGAAGCAATATTGCAGACAATTCTTTTAATACACTTGGCCGTTCGAGTCTTGAAATTTTAGATGAAGCTGAAAAGCAAGTCTTTGATATTTCTCAACGTCGTTCACGTGGAGCTGGGCCTCAAAGTATTCGACATGTAGTTGCTACGGCACTTGATCACATAGAAAAGCGTTCCCACAACAAAGCTGCTATTACAGGTGTAGCAACAGGATTTACGGATTTTGATAAAATGACAGCTGGTTTACAAGCCGGCGATCTTGTCATTATTGCGGGCCGTCCTTCTATGGGTAAAACCGTATTGGGTATCAATATTGCAGAGCATGCAGCCTTAAAGGGTGATAAAACAGTGCTCGTTTTTAGTATGGAAATGCCCAATGAAGCCATCGCGATGCGTTTACTGTCTTCGCTTGGGCGTTTAGATCAAAATAAACTCAGAACAGGTAATCTCAATGAGCAAGATTGGCAGCGTGTTACCTCTGCTGTGAGCCTGCTGAGTAAAACAAAGATTTATATAGATGACAGTGCAGCATTGTCCCCGATGGAGCTACGTGCTCGTGCACGACGTGTTGCCAAAGAAAACCCTGATTTGGGTTTAATTGTTATCGATTATTTACAGCTCATGCGTGGTAGTAATGCGGGTGAGAATCGTACTGCAGAAATTTCTGAAATCTCACGCTCACTCAAAGCCTTAGCAAAAGAACTCAGCGTGCCTGTCATCGCTTTGTCACAGCTTAATCGTTCTTTAGAACAGCGACCCAACAAACGACCTGTTATGTCTGACTTAAGAGAGTCAGGTGCAATTGAGCAGGATGCAGATTTAATTGTTTTTATTTATAGAGATGAAGTTTATAACGAAGATAGTCCCGATAAAGGCACCGCAGAAATTATTATCGGCAAACACAGAAACGGTCCTATTGGCATGGTACGACTCACTTTCTTGGGGCAATTTACCAAATTTGAAAACTATATGGTAGAAGCCTACTCGCACGACATGGGAGAGTCGTATGGGGCGTAA
- the alr gene encoding alanine racemase, which translates to MGRKVYAEISKQALIHNFHVVKQKAPNSKILAMVKANAYGHGIVSVAKILKAADAFGVANIEEALILRQAGIENPIVLMEGFFDSTEFEWIAQYQFIPVIHCIDQIEALEAQHFSSPISVWLKMNTGMNRLGFSQETFLSAYERLKKLPFIHIIGFMTHFPQADERENPFTAQQTEIFLDTIKDLPGEKCLANSAGILAWPQTHYDWVRPGLILYGASPFADKTSADLNLKPAMQLTAEVISIQTIAKGQRVGYGGKWESQSNATRIGIVSIGYGDGYPWHAQSGTPILVNRHLTHIVGRVSMDMLAMDLTHLPDTKVGDPVQLWGEHLSIEHVAKGAGTIPYELFCRLTDRVSIHVVD; encoded by the coding sequence ATGGGGCGTAAAGTATATGCAGAAATATCTAAACAAGCATTAATACATAACTTTCATGTCGTTAAGCAGAAAGCGCCAAATAGCAAAATATTGGCTATGGTAAAAGCAAATGCATATGGGCATGGTATTGTGTCTGTTGCAAAAATATTAAAAGCAGCAGATGCTTTTGGTGTTGCCAATATCGAAGAAGCACTCATTTTAAGACAAGCCGGTATTGAAAATCCAATTGTACTTATGGAAGGTTTTTTTGACAGTACTGAATTTGAATGGATTGCACAATATCAATTTATACCTGTGATTCATTGTATTGATCAAATAGAAGCACTCGAAGCACAGCATTTTTCTTCTCCCATTTCCGTTTGGCTTAAAATGAATACGGGCATGAACCGTTTAGGATTCTCGCAAGAAACTTTTCTATCGGCCTATGAACGCCTAAAAAAGCTCCCCTTTATTCATATTATTGGTTTTATGACACATTTCCCTCAAGCCGACGAAAGAGAAAACCCCTTTACTGCGCAGCAAACAGAGATTTTTTTAGACACCATAAAAGATCTACCTGGTGAAAAATGTTTGGCAAACTCTGCGGGTATTTTGGCTTGGCCACAAACGCATTACGATTGGGTACGACCTGGTTTAATACTCTATGGTGCTTCTCCCTTTGCAGACAAAACCAGTGCAGATTTGAATTTAAAGCCAGCAATGCAATTAACCGCTGAGGTTATCTCTATTCAAACCATCGCAAAAGGCCAAAGAGTAGGCTACGGTGGCAAATGGGAGTCGCAAAGTAATGCAACGCGTATTGGCATTGTTTCCATTGGCTATGGGGATGGCTACCCGTGGCATGCACAATCGGGTACACCGATTTTAGTGAATCGTCATTTAACGCATATTGTCGGTCGTGTTTCCATGGATATGTTGGCGATGGATCTTACGCATTTGCCAGATACAAAGGTTGGTGATCCTGTGCAATTGTGGGGAGAGCATCTGTCTATTGAGCATGTTGCCAAAGGTGCAGGCACCATTCCATATGAGTTATTTTGCCGTTTAACCGATCGCGTTAGTATTCACGTGGTCGATTAA